The following are encoded in a window of Staphylospora marina genomic DNA:
- a CDS encoding ThiF family adenylyltransferase: protein MDDRYSRQILFAPVGKKGQSRIRRAHVLVIGAGALGTAISDMLVRAGVGRLTLMDRDFVEWSNLQRQSLYTEEDARSRLPKVVAAERRLRQINADVRIEARIADVTAAELDEWVAEADVLMDATDNFETRLIMNDAACKHRKPWIYGACVGGYGMTFTILPGETPCLSCLMETVPMGGATCDTAGIISPAVQIVASHQVTEALKLLVGDRDSLRGTLLAFDLWENRHHAMDVSRLKKEQCPSCGARAVHPYLDRSRQNRTTVLCGRDSVQIRPMEAGRRDLESLTESLIRQGKEVISNPFLVSFVDGSFRLTVFRDGRVLVHGTRDPAVARSICHRYLG from the coding sequence TTGGATGATCGGTACTCCAGACAAATCTTGTTTGCGCCCGTCGGGAAAAAAGGGCAGTCGCGGATCCGCCGGGCGCACGTGTTGGTCATCGGGGCGGGGGCGTTGGGCACCGCGATTTCGGACATGTTGGTGCGGGCCGGCGTCGGTCGGTTGACCCTGATGGACAGGGATTTCGTCGAGTGGAGCAATTTGCAACGACAATCCCTGTACACGGAAGAAGACGCCCGGAGCAGGCTGCCCAAGGTCGTGGCGGCCGAAAGGAGGCTCCGGCAGATCAACGCGGATGTCCGGATCGAAGCAAGGATTGCAGACGTGACGGCGGCGGAGCTGGATGAATGGGTGGCGGAAGCGGATGTGCTCATGGATGCGACGGACAATTTCGAGACGCGCCTCATCATGAACGATGCGGCTTGCAAGCATCGCAAACCTTGGATCTACGGGGCTTGTGTCGGCGGTTACGGGATGACGTTCACCATTCTCCCCGGCGAAACGCCGTGCCTCTCCTGTTTGATGGAAACGGTGCCCATGGGCGGGGCCACCTGCGATACCGCCGGCATCATCAGTCCGGCGGTTCAGATCGTGGCTTCCCATCAGGTGACCGAGGCACTGAAACTCCTGGTGGGGGACCGTGATTCGCTGCGCGGGACCCTGCTGGCCTTTGACTTGTGGGAAAACAGGCATCATGCCATGGATGTGTCACGACTGAAGAAAGAACAATGTCCGTCCTGCGGAGCCCGGGCCGTCCACCCCTATCTGGATCGGAGCCGGCAGAACCGGACCACGGTCCTTTGCGGACGGGACAGTGTGCAGATCCGGCCGATGGAAGCGGGCCGGCGGGACTTGGAATCCCTTACGGAGTCGCTCATCCGTCAGGGCAAGGAAGTGATCAGCAATCCGTTCCTGGTTTCGTTCGTGGACGGATCGTTCCGGCTGACCGTGTTTCGCGACGGACGGGTCTTGGTTCACGGAACCCGGGATCCGGCCGTGGCGCGGAGCATTTGTCACCGTTATCTGGGATGA
- the thiD gene encoding bifunctional hydroxymethylpyrimidine kinase/phosphomethylpyrimidine kinase, whose product MAVFKALTIAGSDSGGGAGIQADLKTFQELEAFGMSAITAITAQNTLGVQGVWPLPVEAVVRQIDSVAEDLSPDAVKTGMLFSAEIIDAVAERIRGYGWKQLVVDPVMVAKGGAPLLHPDAVQAVIRSLIPLAAVVTPNIPEAEVLTGMTIRSLDDRKEAAKRIVSFGAKAVVVKGGHGEEETVIDLLYDGSVFVEFHHPRVNTRHTHGTGCTFAAAVTAGLARGSNLTDAVDLAESYIRSAIEDELGIGGGHGPTNHWAYRRRKGAS is encoded by the coding sequence ATGGCAGTTTTCAAGGCACTCACGATCGCCGGCTCGGACAGCGGAGGCGGCGCGGGAATTCAGGCCGACCTGAAAACGTTTCAGGAGCTGGAGGCTTTCGGCATGTCGGCCATCACGGCGATCACGGCTCAAAACACCCTCGGCGTGCAGGGAGTGTGGCCCCTCCCGGTGGAAGCGGTTGTCCGGCAAATCGACTCGGTGGCGGAAGACCTGAGCCCGGATGCGGTCAAGACAGGCATGTTGTTCTCGGCGGAAATCATTGACGCGGTGGCCGAACGGATTCGCGGATACGGCTGGAAGCAGTTGGTCGTCGATCCGGTGATGGTGGCGAAGGGAGGGGCTCCGCTCCTGCACCCCGATGCGGTCCAGGCCGTGATTCGCTCCCTGATTCCGCTGGCCGCCGTGGTGACTCCCAACATTCCCGAGGCCGAAGTTCTGACCGGGATGACCATCCGATCTCTCGATGACCGGAAGGAAGCGGCCAAACGGATCGTCTCGTTCGGGGCAAAGGCGGTGGTGGTGAAAGGAGGACACGGAGAAGAAGAAACGGTGATCGATCTTCTGTATGACGGATCCGTGTTTGTGGAATTCCATCATCCGCGGGTCAACACCAGACACACCCACGGAACGGGCTGCACGTTCGCCGCGGCCGTCACCGCCGGGCTGGCCAGGGGAAGCAACCTGACGGATGCCGTGGATCTGGCCGAGTCCTACATCCGCTCGGCCATTGAGGATGAATTGGGCATCGGCGGAGGTCATGGTCCGACCAATCACTGGGCATACCGGCGCAGGAAAGGAGCTTCCTGA